The Rhodococcus rhodochrous DNA window GGGGGTCGTGATTCCAGTCGATCTCGGGCCCGAGTGCCGCCTCCGGATAGCCGAAGTAGGCAAAGCGGTGATCGAGAACCCGATCCGCGGCGACGAGCGTGGCGGTGGCGATCTCGGTTCCGGCGAGGGTGTCGGCCTGTTCGTGGCCGAGGAGCACGGGACGGCCCTCGGCTGCACGGAAACGGTCGAGGGTGCCACACCAGTCGAGGTCGGGTCCGACGAGCTGCGCGTCGGTGAACGATCGGGACGGAAGTCGTTGTCCGACCACGCGGCGGACCCGCCATTCGATCTCGGCGGGTTCCATCGCGCGGAGCCGATGTGCGTACCAGGTGAGTCGTTGCACGGGACCTCCGTTACGAGGTGGTTGCACGGGACCTCCGTTACGAGGTGATCGACAGGGGATCGGCACGGTGCGAATCCTCACCGTAGCAAAATCAAAGTCTGTAGATTGCCGCTTAATCAGACTACAGGTATGTTTAGCGCGAGCGCATCCGAACCGAAGGTGGGCCCATGGCACCTCCGAAGAAACTCGTCGCCGTCCAGCACCGCGTGCGGCGTATGCATCCACTCGCCGCCCCGATGAGCCGTGAACTCCGCAGGATCGCCGCGGCGGGCCCCGACGAGATCCGCGCCTTCCAGGAAGGTCGGCTCCGTGCGATGACGCGATGGGCGGCCGTCGCCTCGCCGTTCTACCGGCAGTGGTTCCGCCGCGAGAAGGTGGACCCGCGTGAGATCCGCACCCTCGACGACCTGCGGCGCCTGCCCGTCCTCCGCCGCAACGACCTGATGGACCGTCCCGAGACGTTCCGGGCCTATCCCGCGCGCGCGATGTGGGAGGCCCATTCGAGCGGAACGTCGGGCCGGGCCGTCACCGTCTACCGGACCCCGGGCTCGTCGGTCTACGAGATGCGGGTGCTCGAGCGGCAGTGGAGTTGGTTCGGCCTGCCGCGTGCCCCTCGCCGGGTGACGCTGGGCGGCAGCGACTTCGCCGCCGACCGTTCCGGAAACCCGACCGAGATCGTCCCCGGCGCACGACAGCTGCTGGTGTCGAGTTACCGGCTCACCCCCGACGATCTGCCCACGATCGTGTGGGACATCCGCAGGTTCGGTCCCGACGCGATCGACGGCTGGCCGTCGAGCATCTGTCTGCTCGCGGAACTGCTGTACGAGCAGGGGGAGCAACTCCCGGTCCGCGCCGTCCTCACGTCCTCCGAGACGATGCGGTCCGCCCAGCGCGCCCTGATCCGCGAGGTCTTCCGAGGCCCGATCGTCGATCACTACGGTCAGACGGAGCGCGTCGCGATGGCGGGCACGTGCGAGGCGGGCACGATGCATATCTTCCCCGACTACGGCATCGTCGAACTCGAACCCGTCCCCGGCGTCTCGGACAGATGGGAGATCATCGGAACACCCTTGCACAACTGGGGTTTCCCGATCTTCCGTTACCGGACGGGCGATCTGGTCGGACCGGCACCGGAAGACGGGTGCGCGTGCGGTCGGGCATTCCCCACCCTCGGAGCGCTCGACGGTCGGGTCGAGGACGCGTTCACCGCCGCGGACGGCAGGCCGCTTCCGTTGCCGTCCACCGTGATCGACAACGTCACCGGTGTCCGCGAAGCGCAGATCGCGCAACTTGCTCCCGGGCGGTTCGAGATCCGGATGGTTCCGGGCGTGGGCTTCGACGCCGAGCGTGTCGAGCAACAGTACAGACGCAATGTCGAGCGGTTGTTCGGCCCGGG harbors:
- a CDS encoding phenylacetate--CoA ligase family protein; this translates as MAPPKKLVAVQHRVRRMHPLAAPMSRELRRIAAAGPDEIRAFQEGRLRAMTRWAAVASPFYRQWFRREKVDPREIRTLDDLRRLPVLRRNDLMDRPETFRAYPARAMWEAHSSGTSGRAVTVYRTPGSSVYEMRVLERQWSWFGLPRAPRRVTLGGSDFAADRSGNPTEIVPGARQLLVSSYRLTPDDLPTIVWDIRRFGPDAIDGWPSSICLLAELLYEQGEQLPVRAVLTSSETMRSAQRALIREVFRGPIVDHYGQTERVAMAGTCEAGTMHIFPDYGIVELEPVPGVSDRWEIIGTPLHNWGFPIFRYRTGDLVGPAPEDGCACGRAFPTLGALDGRVEDAFTAADGRPLPLPSTVIDNVTGVREAQIAQLAPGRFEIRMVPGVGFDAERVEQQYRRNVERLFGPGQELRVVTLDAVPRTASGKLKTAVVEGGGDRAVPAAVAEAFAGYRLGPGE